Proteins co-encoded in one Natrarchaeobius halalkaliphilus genomic window:
- a CDS encoding winged helix-turn-helix transcriptional regulator — MTSPDGVDDDKRATLRRFAAVGAAAPIAGFSESASAETGESDARDAIAGYLSTTPGAHFSKIRDDLQLGTGETQHHLRRLEELDAIEHYSDGDYKRFVPTGRFDEFERQALGYLRRDTPRGMLVTLLSNPDATAGDLAGALDVSAPTVSKYASELEDAGLLSREDGYAVEQPETVLLLVVRHADSFGDRAVELAQNADEFLEYDG, encoded by the coding sequence ATGACATCGCCGGACGGGGTCGACGACGACAAACGAGCGACCCTGCGTCGATTCGCTGCGGTCGGGGCTGCGGCTCCAATCGCGGGTTTCTCCGAATCGGCATCCGCGGAAACGGGCGAAAGCGACGCCCGAGACGCGATCGCCGGCTATCTCTCGACCACACCTGGCGCGCACTTTTCGAAGATCCGTGACGACCTCCAGCTCGGAACCGGTGAAACCCAGCATCACCTTCGACGACTCGAGGAGCTCGACGCCATCGAACACTACAGCGACGGAGATTACAAACGGTTCGTCCCGACCGGTCGGTTCGACGAGTTCGAACGGCAGGCACTCGGCTATCTGCGACGCGATACGCCGCGTGGAATGCTGGTGACGCTGCTGTCGAATCCGGATGCGACGGCAGGGGACCTCGCCGGGGCCCTCGACGTCTCGGCTCCGACCGTCAGTAAGTACGCAAGCGAACTCGAGGACGCCGGCTTGCTCTCTCGGGAGGACGGATACGCGGTCGAACAGCCCGAAACCGTCCTGTTACTCGTTGTCCGCCACGCCGATTCCTTCGGCGATCGCGCGGTCGAACTCGCCCAGAACGCGGACGAGTTTCTCGAGTACGACGGCTGA
- a CDS encoding SPFH domain-containing protein, translated as MVLELLPMQTTGGALLFIGALVLVVVIAALLSAIEIVDAYEKRALTVFGEYRKLLEPGINFVPPFVSNTYRFDMRTQTLDVPRQEAITRDNSPVTADAVVYIKVMDAKKAFLEVDDYKKATSNLAQTTLRAVLGDMELDDTLNKRQEINAKIRHELDEPTDEWGIRVESVEVREVNPSKDVQRAMEQQTSAERKRRAMILEAQGERRSAVEKAEGDKQSEIIRAQGEKQSQILEAQGDSISTVLRARSAESMGERAVIDKGMDALTEIGQSESTTFVLPQELSSMIGRYGKHLSGSDVKDGDDKLDSLDFNEETRELIGLDDISEIIGEIDQEADMDVEAMEQEAQAIKEGKDPSTISDPEDVIEEMDQDFQEQTDGGIDDRGDAEDTTTNN; from the coding sequence ATGGTCCTAGAACTGCTGCCCATGCAAACGACGGGCGGTGCACTGTTGTTCATCGGTGCACTCGTCCTCGTCGTCGTCATCGCTGCGCTACTCAGCGCGATCGAAATCGTAGACGCTTACGAAAAGCGCGCACTGACGGTCTTCGGTGAGTACCGGAAGCTCCTCGAGCCCGGTATCAACTTCGTTCCGCCGTTCGTCTCGAACACCTATCGCTTCGACATGCGAACCCAGACGTTGGACGTTCCCCGTCAGGAAGCGATCACGCGGGACAACTCCCCGGTCACGGCCGATGCCGTCGTCTACATCAAAGTGATGGACGCAAAGAAGGCGTTTCTCGAGGTCGACGACTACAAGAAGGCGACCTCGAACCTCGCTCAGACCACCCTCCGTGCCGTCCTGGGCGACATGGAACTCGACGACACGCTGAACAAGCGCCAGGAGATCAACGCGAAGATCCGACACGAACTCGACGAACCCACCGACGAGTGGGGAATTCGCGTCGAGAGCGTCGAAGTGCGCGAGGTCAACCCATCCAAGGACGTCCAGCGCGCGATGGAACAACAGACCTCCGCCGAGCGGAAACGCCGCGCGATGATCCTCGAGGCACAGGGAGAACGCCGTAGCGCCGTCGAGAAGGCGGAGGGTGACAAACAGAGTGAGATCATCCGCGCACAGGGTGAAAAACAGAGCCAGATTCTCGAGGCACAGGGTGACTCCATTTCGACCGTCCTGCGCGCTCGCTCGGCCGAATCGATGGGCGAACGCGCGGTCATCGACAAGGGGATGGACGCGCTGACCGAGATCGGCCAGAGCGAGTCGACGACGTTCGTACTCCCACAGGAGCTGTCCTCGATGATCGGCCGCTACGGTAAGCACCTCTCGGGAAGCGACGTCAAAGACGGCGACGACAAACTCGACAGTCTGGACTTCAACGAGGAGACTCGCGAACTGATCGGACTCGACGACATTTCCGAGATCATCGGTGAGATCGATCAGGAAGCGGATATGGACGTCGAAGCGATGGAACAGGAAGCCCAGGCGATCAAAGAGGGGAAAGATCCGTCGACGATCTCTGATCCCGAAGACGTTATCGAGGAGATGGATCAGGACTTCCAGGAACAGACCGACGGCGGTATCGACGACCGCGGTGACGCCGAGGACACGACGACGAACAACTGA
- a CDS encoding NfeD family protein: protein MLDVLFGNMPLVLLSAGLILMALEALSPGAHLIVIGVALVGAGLVGVLFPTAASPFILAALTLFIGLIATYVYREFDFYGGKGTPQTSDSGSLAGSTGYVTEPITTREGEVKLDEGGFAPFYSARTTSGSIEEGEEIIVLDPGGGNVLTVEALSSIADDEIDRALAEETPADGDSASEPSSDVHEDSELPSSRDESTVTDNDTDESTATERETEKSS from the coding sequence ATGCTCGATGTCCTCTTCGGGAACATGCCGCTGGTGCTTCTGTCGGCGGGACTCATCCTGATGGCGCTCGAGGCGCTCTCGCCCGGTGCACACCTCATCGTCATCGGCGTTGCACTGGTCGGCGCGGGACTGGTCGGCGTCCTCTTTCCGACTGCCGCCAGTCCGTTCATCCTCGCGGCGCTTACGCTGTTCATCGGACTGATCGCGACGTACGTCTACCGCGAGTTCGACTTCTACGGCGGTAAAGGAACCCCACAGACCAGCGATTCCGGCTCGCTCGCGGGATCGACGGGATACGTCACCGAGCCGATTACGACTCGAGAGGGAGAGGTTAAACTCGACGAGGGCGGGTTCGCGCCGTTCTACAGCGCACGGACGACGAGCGGCTCGATCGAGGAGGGCGAAGAGATCATCGTCCTCGACCCCGGCGGCGGAAACGTCCTCACCGTCGAAGCGCTCAGTTCGATCGCCGACGACGAGATCGATCGTGCGCTCGCGGAAGAGACTCCGGCCGACGGTGACTCGGCATCCGAACCGTCGTCTGACGTCCACGAAGACTCCGAACTCCCCTCGAGCAGGGACGAATCGACCGTCACCGACAACGATACCGACGAGTCCACAGCCACCGAGCGAGAAACGGAGAAGTCGAGCTAG
- a CDS encoding DHH family phosphoesterase yields MYDDLIDSGELPIARKSVLPGTGFFLPDTLEDDLEEERTEAALEGTDVAVIADPDADGLACVALLREYYDDVQRVPQPDVDESDSDREVESDEDETATAQTGESEAPLAELEPTPHGVALVPASPHDVEDALARVGEYGDRGIDIYVCDLCPDRYEYVEDELQAALETASGVAWYDHHQWDDDVADAVREAGVDLVVGDSDEECSADVVYRSLEYEFDPIYEELAAVTRDHDLWLREDPRSDDLADYAYWTDPGEYVEVVREHGADLPEWVQSYITERRVEKEALIDRAVARSELREIGEYTVGITYGRCSQNEVAEAMRENGADASVVVKPAGSASIRGTDEFDRCHEVADRVNGGGHPKAAGCKPDIYDDMLDYATHWTSRGAVTKRVILDAFREVVEDGSD; encoded by the coding sequence ATGTACGACGATCTCATCGACAGCGGCGAGTTGCCGATCGCTCGCAAGTCCGTTCTTCCGGGGACCGGGTTCTTCCTTCCCGACACGCTCGAGGACGACCTCGAGGAGGAACGAACTGAAGCGGCGCTCGAGGGGACCGACGTCGCCGTGATCGCGGATCCGGACGCCGACGGATTGGCCTGCGTCGCGTTGCTTCGAGAGTACTACGACGACGTCCAGCGGGTTCCACAGCCCGACGTCGACGAGTCCGATAGCGATCGGGAGGTAGAGAGTGACGAAGACGAAACCGCTACGGCCCAGACCGGAGAGTCCGAGGCACCGCTTGCGGAACTCGAGCCGACGCCACACGGCGTTGCGCTCGTTCCCGCAAGCCCCCACGACGTCGAGGACGCGCTGGCTCGCGTCGGCGAATACGGCGACCGGGGAATCGACATCTACGTCTGCGATCTCTGTCCGGATCGGTACGAGTACGTCGAAGACGAGCTCCAAGCAGCGCTCGAGACGGCTTCCGGCGTCGCCTGGTACGACCACCACCAGTGGGATGACGACGTTGCCGACGCCGTTCGCGAGGCCGGCGTCGACCTCGTCGTCGGTGACTCGGACGAAGAGTGCAGCGCAGACGTCGTCTACCGGTCGCTCGAGTATGAGTTCGATCCGATCTACGAGGAGCTGGCTGCGGTGACGCGCGATCACGACCTCTGGCTGCGCGAGGACCCACGAAGCGACGACCTGGCGGATTACGCCTACTGGACGGATCCCGGAGAGTACGTGGAAGTCGTCCGCGAGCACGGCGCCGACCTGCCAGAATGGGTCCAGTCGTACATCACGGAGCGCCGAGTGGAAAAAGAGGCGCTGATCGACCGTGCGGTCGCCCGGAGCGAACTCCGAGAAATCGGAGAGTACACCGTCGGTATCACCTACGGCCGGTGCTCACAGAACGAGGTCGCGGAGGCGATGCGCGAGAACGGAGCTGACGCGTCGGTCGTCGTCAAACCCGCGGGATCGGCCTCGATCCGCGGGACCGACGAATTCGACCGCTGTCACGAGGTTGCCGACAGGGTAAACGGCGGCGGCCATCCGAAGGCGGCGGGCTGCAAACCCGATATCTACGACGACATGCTCGACTACGCGACTCACTGGACCTCCCGCGGTGCCGTGACGAAACGGGTCATCCTCGATGCGTTCCGTGAGGTCGTCGAAGACGGCTCCGACTGA